A single window of Narcine bancroftii isolate sNarBan1 chromosome 1, sNarBan1.hap1, whole genome shotgun sequence DNA harbors:
- the LOC138743999 gene encoding MOB kinase activator 2-like isoform X5 — MRLKRNGSYTLHRKSKTKPNGKKTATEEKKLYLEPEYTKARITDFNFKELVTLPHEIDLNEWLASNTTTFFNHINLQYSTISEFCTGDTCQTMTVCNTSFFEVSVGTCRIEKFLPLNRQCYWYDERGKKIKCTAPQYVDFVMTSVQKFVTDEDIFPTKYGKEFPNSFESLVKKICRYLFHVLTHIYWAHFKETVALELHGHLNALYMHFMLFIREFNLVDPKETVVMDDLTEILYSHAASQNHVKER, encoded by the exons AAAGTCTAAGACCAAGCCAAATGGTAAAAAAACAGCCACAGAAGAGAAGAAATTGTATCTGGAGCCTGAATATACCAAAGCCAGaataacagatttcaattttaaagaaCTGGTGACTTTACCACATGAAATTGACCTTAATGAATGGCTAGCCAGCAATA CAACAACATTCTTCAATCACATAAACCTTCAGTACAGCACCATCTCTGAGTTCTGCACTGGCGATACGTGTCAAACGATGACTGTGTGCAATAC AAGTTTCTTTGAGGTTTCGGTTGGTACATGTAGAATTGAGAAGTTTCTTCCTCTGAACAGGCAATGTTATTGGTatgatgaaaggggaaagaaaaTCAAGTGCACAGCCCCACAATATGTGGACTTCGTAATGACTTCTGTACAAAAGTTTGTGACCGATGAAGATATCTTCCCAACAAAATATG GCAAAGAATTTCCAAACTCCTTTGAGTCTTTAGTTAAAAAGATTTGTAGATATCTGTTCCATGTATTGACGCACATCTACTGGGCTCATTTCAAGGAGACTGTTGCTTTGGAGCTGCATGGACATTTAAATGCACTGTATATGCATTTTATGTTATTTATAAGGGAATTCAATTTGGTAGATCCCAAGGAAACTGTTGTCATGGATGATCTGACGGAAATCCTTTACAGCCATGCAGCATCACAGAACCATGTCAAGGAAAGATGA
- the LOC138743999 gene encoding MOB kinase activator 2-like isoform X6 yields the protein MKKKKSNGNPPGKKSKTKPNGKKTATEEKKLYLEPEYTKARITDFNFKELVTLPHEIDLNEWLASNTTTFFNHINLQYSTISEFCTGDTCQTMTVCNTSFFEVSVGTCRIEKFLPLNRQCYWYDERGKKIKCTAPQYVDFVMTSVQKFVTDEDIFPTKYGKEFPNSFESLVKKICRYLFHVLTHIYWAHFKETVALELHGHLNALYMHFMLFIREFNLVDPKETVVMDDLTEILYSHAASQNHVKER from the exons AAAGTCTAAGACCAAGCCAAATGGTAAAAAAACAGCCACAGAAGAGAAGAAATTGTATCTGGAGCCTGAATATACCAAAGCCAGaataacagatttcaattttaaagaaCTGGTGACTTTACCACATGAAATTGACCTTAATGAATGGCTAGCCAGCAATA CAACAACATTCTTCAATCACATAAACCTTCAGTACAGCACCATCTCTGAGTTCTGCACTGGCGATACGTGTCAAACGATGACTGTGTGCAATAC AAGTTTCTTTGAGGTTTCGGTTGGTACATGTAGAATTGAGAAGTTTCTTCCTCTGAACAGGCAATGTTATTGGTatgatgaaaggggaaagaaaaTCAAGTGCACAGCCCCACAATATGTGGACTTCGTAATGACTTCTGTACAAAAGTTTGTGACCGATGAAGATATCTTCCCAACAAAATATG GCAAAGAATTTCCAAACTCCTTTGAGTCTTTAGTTAAAAAGATTTGTAGATATCTGTTCCATGTATTGACGCACATCTACTGGGCTCATTTCAAGGAGACTGTTGCTTTGGAGCTGCATGGACATTTAAATGCACTGTATATGCATTTTATGTTATTTATAAGGGAATTCAATTTGGTAGATCCCAAGGAAACTGTTGTCATGGATGATCTGACGGAAATCCTTTACAGCCATGCAGCATCACAGAACCATGTCAAGGAAAGATGA
- the LOC138743999 gene encoding MOB kinase activator 2-like isoform X7, with protein MDWFMGKSKTKPNGKKTATEEKKLYLEPEYTKARITDFNFKELVTLPHEIDLNEWLASNTTTFFNHINLQYSTISEFCTGDTCQTMTVCNTSFFEVSVGTCRIEKFLPLNRQCYWYDERGKKIKCTAPQYVDFVMTSVQKFVTDEDIFPTKYGKEFPNSFESLVKKICRYLFHVLTHIYWAHFKETVALELHGHLNALYMHFMLFIREFNLVDPKETVVMDDLTEILYSHAASQNHVKER; from the exons AAAGTCTAAGACCAAGCCAAATGGTAAAAAAACAGCCACAGAAGAGAAGAAATTGTATCTGGAGCCTGAATATACCAAAGCCAGaataacagatttcaattttaaagaaCTGGTGACTTTACCACATGAAATTGACCTTAATGAATGGCTAGCCAGCAATA CAACAACATTCTTCAATCACATAAACCTTCAGTACAGCACCATCTCTGAGTTCTGCACTGGCGATACGTGTCAAACGATGACTGTGTGCAATAC AAGTTTCTTTGAGGTTTCGGTTGGTACATGTAGAATTGAGAAGTTTCTTCCTCTGAACAGGCAATGTTATTGGTatgatgaaaggggaaagaaaaTCAAGTGCACAGCCCCACAATATGTGGACTTCGTAATGACTTCTGTACAAAAGTTTGTGACCGATGAAGATATCTTCCCAACAAAATATG GCAAAGAATTTCCAAACTCCTTTGAGTCTTTAGTTAAAAAGATTTGTAGATATCTGTTCCATGTATTGACGCACATCTACTGGGCTCATTTCAAGGAGACTGTTGCTTTGGAGCTGCATGGACATTTAAATGCACTGTATATGCATTTTATGTTATTTATAAGGGAATTCAATTTGGTAGATCCCAAGGAAACTGTTGTCATGGATGATCTGACGGAAATCCTTTACAGCCATGCAGCATCACAGAACCATGTCAAGGAAAGATGA
- the LOC138743999 gene encoding MOB kinase activator 2-like isoform X2: MNINLGKREEIINQDSNRKSKTKPNGKKTATEEKKLYLEPEYTKARITDFNFKELVTLPHEIDLNEWLASNTTTFFNHINLQYSTISEFCTGDTCQTMTVCNTSFFEVSVGTCRIEKFLPLNRQCYWYDERGKKIKCTAPQYVDFVMTSVQKFVTDEDIFPTKYGKEFPNSFESLVKKICRYLFHVLTHIYWAHFKETVALELHGHLNALYMHFMLFIREFNLVDPKETVVMDDLTEILYSHAASQNHVKER; encoded by the exons AAAGTCTAAGACCAAGCCAAATGGTAAAAAAACAGCCACAGAAGAGAAGAAATTGTATCTGGAGCCTGAATATACCAAAGCCAGaataacagatttcaattttaaagaaCTGGTGACTTTACCACATGAAATTGACCTTAATGAATGGCTAGCCAGCAATA CAACAACATTCTTCAATCACATAAACCTTCAGTACAGCACCATCTCTGAGTTCTGCACTGGCGATACGTGTCAAACGATGACTGTGTGCAATAC AAGTTTCTTTGAGGTTTCGGTTGGTACATGTAGAATTGAGAAGTTTCTTCCTCTGAACAGGCAATGTTATTGGTatgatgaaaggggaaagaaaaTCAAGTGCACAGCCCCACAATATGTGGACTTCGTAATGACTTCTGTACAAAAGTTTGTGACCGATGAAGATATCTTCCCAACAAAATATG GCAAAGAATTTCCAAACTCCTTTGAGTCTTTAGTTAAAAAGATTTGTAGATATCTGTTCCATGTATTGACGCACATCTACTGGGCTCATTTCAAGGAGACTGTTGCTTTGGAGCTGCATGGACATTTAAATGCACTGTATATGCATTTTATGTTATTTATAAGGGAATTCAATTTGGTAGATCCCAAGGAAACTGTTGTCATGGATGATCTGACGGAAATCCTTTACAGCCATGCAGCATCACAGAACCATGTCAAGGAAAGATGA
- the LOC138743999 gene encoding MOB kinase activator 2-like isoform X4: MDVLLCFDCVLFRKSKTKPNGKKTATEEKKLYLEPEYTKARITDFNFKELVTLPHEIDLNEWLASNTTTFFNHINLQYSTISEFCTGDTCQTMTVCNTSFFEVSVGTCRIEKFLPLNRQCYWYDERGKKIKCTAPQYVDFVMTSVQKFVTDEDIFPTKYGKEFPNSFESLVKKICRYLFHVLTHIYWAHFKETVALELHGHLNALYMHFMLFIREFNLVDPKETVVMDDLTEILYSHAASQNHVKER, from the exons AAAGTCTAAGACCAAGCCAAATGGTAAAAAAACAGCCACAGAAGAGAAGAAATTGTATCTGGAGCCTGAATATACCAAAGCCAGaataacagatttcaattttaaagaaCTGGTGACTTTACCACATGAAATTGACCTTAATGAATGGCTAGCCAGCAATA CAACAACATTCTTCAATCACATAAACCTTCAGTACAGCACCATCTCTGAGTTCTGCACTGGCGATACGTGTCAAACGATGACTGTGTGCAATAC AAGTTTCTTTGAGGTTTCGGTTGGTACATGTAGAATTGAGAAGTTTCTTCCTCTGAACAGGCAATGTTATTGGTatgatgaaaggggaaagaaaaTCAAGTGCACAGCCCCACAATATGTGGACTTCGTAATGACTTCTGTACAAAAGTTTGTGACCGATGAAGATATCTTCCCAACAAAATATG GCAAAGAATTTCCAAACTCCTTTGAGTCTTTAGTTAAAAAGATTTGTAGATATCTGTTCCATGTATTGACGCACATCTACTGGGCTCATTTCAAGGAGACTGTTGCTTTGGAGCTGCATGGACATTTAAATGCACTGTATATGCATTTTATGTTATTTATAAGGGAATTCAATTTGGTAGATCCCAAGGAAACTGTTGTCATGGATGATCTGACGGAAATCCTTTACAGCCATGCAGCATCACAGAACCATGTCAAGGAAAGATGA